The Gemmatimonadales bacterium genome includes the window CGCGTTGATGATCCGCTCCGCGAGGCGGCGGAGCGATGCGCCGGCGCCGTGGCTCGGCGCCATCCGCGCCATGACGATGGCCTGGGAATGGTGGGCGATCATGCCCGACATGAACGCGATGTCCGCCGCGGTATAGGGATGCCGCGCGCTGTCGGCGCGGGCCCTTGCGATGGCGGCGAGATCGCTCTCAGCCTTGGGCGAGGGCCGCTCGGCCGTATCAGGCGCGCTCCGGCCCTGCGTGGCGCGGCTGCACGCCGTAAGCGCGGCTGCGGCCAGCAGGGCCGCCATGGTGGTACGCATCGAAGGTTCTATCCAGTGGGACGCGGCGCCGCGCACCTCACGGCGCGATGAACGTATCCTGTGCGGCCGGGACGTGCCAGACCCGCGCCTCCGGCGCATGGCGTGCCCGAGGGGCTCCGAAGCACAACGGATTCCTGTTAGGCTTCGTTTCGAACCCACACGGGAGCAGCGCGCATGAACGCCGACGAGCTTCGCGCCATCCAGGCGCCGCTCAAGAATCAGTACCGCACGGAGCCCGACCGGGCGCGGATCACCCTCAGGGCGTCAGGCCGGCTGGACCAGACCGCGATCACCTGCCGGGTCGAGACCGGGCAAGCGCTGGTCGCGGCCGGGCTCCATCCGGCCACCGGCGGGACGGGACTCGAGGCCTGCTCCGGCGACCTGCTGCTCCAGGCGCTCGTGGCCTGTGCCGGCGTGACGCTGCGCGCGGTCGCGACGGCGCTCGCGGTCCCGCTCAGCGATGGCCGCGTGAGCGCCGAAGGCGACCTCGATTTCCGCGGCACGCTCGGCGTGAGCAAGGAGGTGGCGGTCGGATTTCAGGCGATCCGGCTCCGCTTCGAGCTCGACACCGACGCAACCGAGGAGCAGCTCGCGACGCTGCTCAAGTTGACCGAGCGTTACTGCGTGGTGCTCCAGACGCTGCGGGTGCCGCCGGCCGTGAGCGTCGCGTGCGCGGCGAGGCCGGATTAGCTCAGACCTCCATCAGGTCCGCGCCCACGGTGATCGGCCCGCCGTAGTGCGCGCGGGCTGCACCGATCCACATCTCGTCGCTGATCGCCGGGTCCTCGGCCGGTACCAGGTGCGACAGCACCAGCCGTTTGACGCCGGCGGCCTGCGCCACCCGCCCCACGTCCTCGATCGAGGTGTGGTGCGAGATGATGGAGCGCTTGAGGTCACTCGCGTTGCTGATGGCGCCGACCAGGCGATCGATGCCCGCGGGATAGAGTGCCTCGTGCACCAGCACGTCCGCGCCGCGCGAGAGCTCGATCAGCGCATCGGAGCGCCGGGTATCGCCCGAGATCACGATCGACCGGTCGGCCGTATCGAAGCGATAGGCAAAGGCCGGCGCGATGGGCGGATGATCGACCAGCGCGGCGGTGACAGTCACGCGTTCATCGCGCAGCACCCGGCCGGCTGCGGTCAACTCGTGCGGATGTACCAGCGGCGCGAGCGGCACCCGCCCTTCGTCGGCCGTACGGGCCCGGATGTCCACAGCGTTGAGCTCGAAGGCAAGCTCGGTCATCCGCGCAAGCGGCGGCGGCCCCCACGTATCCACCCGCGTCTTGAGACCCGCCGACCACGCGAGCAGGAGCAGCGTGCCGTAGTCGGCGTTGTGGTCCGAGTGGTGATGGGTGACGAAGACGTGCCGAATGGAAGGGAGCGGCACCCCGGCTCGCACCAGTTGCCGCGCGACGCCGTTGCCGCAATCGACGACGTACGCCACGCCGTCCACCACGATCACCTGCGCCGGCGCCGAGCGCTGTTTCCGCGGGCGCGGCCCGCCGGCGGTCCCGAGCAGGATGAGACCCGTGCGGCTCGGCGCAGGCCGTACGAATCGGGGCGCGATGCGGCGGAGCAATGTCGACGCCGCGGCGGCGATGACGAAGGATCGGCGATCCATGGCGGTCACTTGCGTGCAGAGGACGGAGGCCGGGACCCGCGCCGCCGGATGATCGAGGGCAGCATGAGCCCCGCGATGCCGACTATCACCAGCGCCCCGACGCCAAAGGCCGTGCGGCAGAGCAGCTCCGGCGGCAGGAAGCCAAGGCCGCCGAGGCTTGCGCTGCAGCGCCGCGGGCCACGCCCGAATGCAACCCAGCCGACGAGAAGCGCCATGCCCAAGGCGACGAGGAATGCCGGCACGGCTTGCGCGCGTGAGCTGCCACCGCGCGCCTGCACCAGCAGATTGGCGCCCGCGGCTCCAAAGGTTGTCGCGCCGAGGTAGGGCACGACCCGCGGCGCGTGGAGACCAGCGGGTGCCGCCCACCCGAGGTAGCCCAACCAGAGTGCGAGACCGAAGCAAAGCAGAGCGGCACCCAGGTATTGTCTTCGATCATTCTCCCGCATCGCTGCCTCGCAGCGTTTGCATGATCACCGCCCCCCGACGAAGTTCTCCTGCGCGTTGACCGCCTGCCATCGGCCGCCGCGTCGGACGAATACGTCCGTGAAAACGGTGCGCACGGGTCTGCCCGCGACCGGCCGTGCCATCACGGCACCGTTCGCGACGGCGGCGTCGCCGTACAATCGAACCGTGAGGGATTCAAACCCGACCCGCGTCGAGGCCGGGCGCGGATGGCCCACTACCCAGGCGATGTGTTGCGCCTTCGTCAGGAACCCGCCGCTCGCCACCGGATGCACGAAGTCGGGCGCGAGGATCCGGTCGAGCGTGGCCGCGTCCTGCGCGTGCAGCCACGTGTGCTCGAGCGCCACGAGCTCTGCCCGGTCTCGGGTCGTATCGGGTGCCTGTTGGGCAGCCGCCACCGCAGATCCGCCGGCCAGAGCCGCGAGACAGATGCTCACGGCCGTACGTCGGCGGCGCCATGCCGCGGTCACCGCCCGAAAGATCCGTCGATCTCGGGGAACGGCACGGCCCGGTTCAGACTGGTGAACGTGCCCCGCTCCGCGATCTCCCGCGCCGCCTCGAGAAAACCGCCCCACGCCGCGCGCGCCAGCGCCCCGCCCACGCTGATCCGGCGCACGCCCAACGCGGCCAGCTCGGCCACCGTGGTGAAATCGCTGCCGACCAGCACGTTGACGGGCTTCGGCGCCACCGCCGCGACCACCGCGGAGATGTCCGCGCGCGAGCGCAGCCCCGGCGCATAAAGGCACTCGGCTCCCGCCTCGGCGTACCTGGTGAGGCGCCGGATCGTTTCGGCGAGATCGGGCCGGCCCACGATGAACCCCTCGGAACGGCCGACGAGCAGCACGCCCGTGCCGCTTCGATCGATGGCCGCCCGCGCCGCACGGATGCGCTCGACCGCGAGATCGAAGTCGAACAGCGGATGCGCGGCGTCGCCGGTCGAGTCCTCGATGGAGAGTCCCGCTATGCCCGTCTCAACGGCACGCAAAACGTTGGCACCCACCTGCTCCGGCGTGTCGGCAAATCCGTGCTCGAAGTCCGCGTTGAGCGGCAATGCAACGGCGCTCGCCATCGATCGCAAGTGCGCCAGCGCCTGGTCCAGCGTGATCCCGTTGTCCGGCCGGCCGAGGGACCACGCGAACCCGGAGCTCGTGGTGGCGAGCGCCTTGAACCCCATCTCGGCCAGCAGCCGCGCGCTCCCCAGGTCCCAGGGATTGGGAATGACGAAGCAGCCGGACTCGTGAAGCCGGCGAAACTCGGCACGGCGATCGGTGGCGGATGTCATTGAAGGAGCGGGTGAATGTGAGGTCACTCGCGTTGGGGCGGCTCAGACTTCGAGCCGCACCCGAGCGCGAGCGCCCAGCGCGCGATCGTCAGCCGCAGATGCTACCGGCTGCCGAACACGCCGCCCAACCCCTTCGCCGCCTGCGCCGCACCGGCGGTCGAGCCGTCGCCCGCGAGCGCGTTGTCGAGTTGCGAAGCGATGGGCCCGGGCAGGCGGCCCTTGAGAAAGCCGAGGACCGTCTCGACGGCGCTGCGCGCCTTGTCGGGCGCGAGGCCGGTGCGTTGCGCGACCTGGTTTATGAGTTCATCCATGTTGCCGCTCCAAATGCCTGAGAAAAAGAGCTGATCGGACTGCATCCCAAGCATACACCCGGCGGTGGCCACCATGCAGGGTCCAGACCGGCAGCCTCTCGCCCTTCGTCGGCGTGATCGTCTCGGTCACCGGCTCCCCGCCCGGTGCGCAGCCGCATGATGCTCCTGCCGCTGGAAGGCGAGGAATTCGTGAATGGCCCGCACCGCGACCGAATCGCCGCTCTGCAGTCGCACCGCGCCGCCGCGGGGGAGCGTGTCCATGGTGTATCGAATGGCGGCTCGGCGCTCCCGCATCGTCGCGGTACCCGGAACCGACTGCGCGTGCACGAATCCGGGAAGGCGGAAGTCGCCGGCTGCGAACGCGCCGGCGATGCGTCGCAGGTGTGCCCGGATCGTGGCCGTGCCTGCGCTGTCGGCCACGTCGCGCTGCAACACGATCCGACCGCCGTCCGCCAGCGGCTCGAAGACGTGCGTGGACGTGTACTGATCCACGCCCATGGCGGTCCGCCCCCGCGACTGCACGCCGGCGAACCCGGCGTCGTGCGCCGCGGCCTCGCGGCGCGCGGCTTCGGGCGCCGGACGGCAGGCGGCCGATGCAAGGCCGGCGGCGACGACGCAAACGATCATTGGTCGCATGGCGTGACTCCTCTCGCCCGGAGCGCCCCGGCGTACCGCTTCACCCGATCGGCGCGCCGAGCGCCGCCTCGCGGTCCGGCTCGAGCAGGATCACGTCGCCGCCGGGCCCCATCGCGCCGAGCACCAGAACGTCGGAGCGGAAGTCGGCCACCTGGCGCGGGCCCAGGTTCATCACCGCTACCACGAGCCGCCCCTCGAGCTCGCCGCGCTGATACCGGTTCGTGAGTTGCGCGCTCGACTGCCGCATGCCGAGCGGGCCGAAGTCGATCCAGAGCTTGTACGCGGGCTTCCTCGCCCTGGGAAAATCCTCCGCGCGCACCACGCGTCCCACCCGCATGTCCACGGCGGCAAAGTGCTCGAACGGAATCCGGGGCATGGGCTGGTCGGCCATCGGTCGCGCAGGTCAGACGAGCCCGGGCACCACGCGACTCGTCTCCGCCGCGTAGGCCCCGTATTCCGGAAAACGGGCACGGAGCAACTGCTCCTCCGCCCAGATGCGCACGCCGAGGCCGAGGGTCGCGAGCAGCGCGAGAGCGAGCGTGACCGCACCTGCGTGCGACAGGGCGGCGGCCCAAGTGAAGTACAGAATGGCGGCGTAGATCGGATGGCGGAGGTACCGATAGGGACCGCCCGTGACGAGCGCACCGGCCTTGGGATCGGCGGCGGGATAGAAGCTCCGGCGGCCGAACGTCCAGCGCGCCCAGATCATGAGCGCGATCGCAAGACCCTGCACCGTGAGCCCGAGCCAGCCGTGCGCCAGCAGCGCGTGCCCGCGCCAGAGGCCCAGGACCGCGAGCACGGCGGCGGCGTAGCCTAGGATCGAAGCCAATCGCACGCGCGGCCGCCTTCAGCCAAACGCCATGCCGCCGCGGATCATCCGATGATCCACCGCGCGAGCGACTGCCACGCCTCCGTCTTGCCGAGCGCGAGCCGCGCCGGCAGCGCCAGCACCACGAACAGTCCGCCCCAGAGAAAGGCGGGATGCACCCGCCGGTGCGTCCACCCATCGTACACCATGCAGGCCAGCACGAATGCGACGGTGCCGCCGATCGCGGTGACCGGGCCGCCGCCGCCGATGAATCGGAACCGGGCGAGCGCCGGCGCGATCAGTGCGATGGTGGCGAGCAGCATGAGCCGCTTGTGGACTTCGCTCCGGCGGCGGTTGGCGAGGCCCAGAATTGCCATCACCGTAAACGCGGCCAGTGTTCCCAGGGTCACCGACAGAAAGGCGACCGGCGAAACCCCCACTGGCACGCCTCGGCGCGCGCCCTCGATCGCGGTGAAATAGCCGATGATGACGATGACCGGCACCAGCGCGGCGCCCGCGATCCCAAGGCGCCGGTGCAGGTCGGTGCGGTGCGCGGCGACGAGAGACGTCTGCGTCACGAAGAGCAGTATCCACACGGTCATCACGGCGCCGTGCAGATGCACCAGCGGCACCGCCGGATGGGGGCCGAAGACCCGGGTCAGGTAAAACGTCGGAGCGAACCCTACGAATACCGCGACCGCGACCAGGAGCGCCATGCCGGTGAAGAACCGGCGGTCGCGCTGTCGATCGTGTGCGAGGCGGGCCGTTGTGCGGGACGCGAGGCCGGCGAGGGTGATGTCCGCGGACATGTGACGCTCCTCGATTTACGATGATGTCGTGCGGCGGCGCAGCGCCGATCGGCGATGTTCGGTCGCATCGTCGTCATGGCGATCACCGGAGGCGGGGTCCCCCAAGGGTACATTCCCGCCCGGCCGCCGGCCAGAGCGGCCGAGCACGCGTGTAGCTTTGAGACGTGGCATCACGAAACCGACGCGGCTTCCGCATCGCTGCCGGAGCCGCCCTGCAACATAGGAGGACCCATGAAAATCGGCATCATCGGCGCGGGCCAGATCGGCGGTACGCTGGCACGCCGTCTCACGGCGTTGGGTCACGACGTGACCATCGCCAACTCTCGCGGGCCGGAGACGCTGGCGCCGCTGGCCCGGGAGACCGGCGCCAAACCGAGCACGGTCGAGCAGGCGGCGCATGCCGGCGACCTCGTGATCGTGACCATCCCCGAAAAGGAAATTCCCCATCTGCCGGACGATCTCTTCGAAGGCGTGCCGGACAACGTGGTCGTGGTGGACACCGGCAATTACTACCCGCAGCAGCGTGACGGCCGGATCGATGCGATCGAGCGCGGCACACCGGAAAGCCGGTGGGTGTCGGAGCAGCTCGGGCGCCCGGTGGTGAAGGCGTTCAACAACATCTACGCGAAGCACCTGCTCGAGAACGGCAAGCCGAAGGGCGCGAGCGACCGCATCGCGCTCCCCGTGGCCGGCGACAACCAGCGGGCCAAGGACACCGTCATCCGGTTGCTCGACGAGCTGGGGTTCGACGCGGTGGATGCGGGCACGCTCGACGAATCGTGGCGGCAGCAGCCGGGCACGCCGGTGTATGCAACTGATTTCGACGCGGCGGGCGTGAAAGGCGCGCTCGGAAAGGCAAGTCGGGAGCGGCCGGCGGATTTCCGCGCGGGGAACGGCGCGCAGGTTTCAGCGGGAGGGCGTTGAGTCGGGCGCGGCACCCGCGAGACCCATCCGGACGAGCACCTTCGCGAACCGCGGATCGCCTCGGAGTGGGTCCAGCAGCGGGTCGTTGAAGTTTTCCGGGACGTAGATGTCCTTCTGGTCGATGGCCCGGTTCAGCCACTCGATGCCGCGGGTGGTGTCGCCCAGGGCGCCGTATGCCACGGCGATGAAGAAGGGCGGGATGTAGTCGTGGTCCGTCCGCGCTTTGAGATCGTCCACGATGCGAGCGGCGGCCGCTCGGTCTCCCGAGCGGGCATACGCCAGCGCGAGGGCTCCCGCTGCGTGCGGATAGAACGCGCCCAGGTCGATCGAACGCTTGAGTGACCCGATTGCGTCATCGTACCGGTGCTGCGCAATCTGCACGAAGCCGAGTCGCATGTGCGCCTGGGCGTAGTTGGGGTCGAGGGCAAGTGTCTGACGGATGCGGGCGGCTGCTTCTTCGTATTGGTGCATCAGGTAGTAGGTCCACCCCCATTCGACGGCGACCTGCCGCGACAGCGGGTCCAGCTCGTGGGCCCCCTGCATCTGGGCGAGCGCCTCGCGCAGGCGGCCGCGGCCGATCAGGAAGTCGCCGTACCAGTGGTGGCCGGTCGCGTAGTTGGGATCGGCGGCGATCGCCCGGCGGAAGTTCCGCTCCGCGTTATCCCAGTTCCAGGCGTACACGAAGTTTCCATACCCGAGCGCCGTGTACGCCTCGGCGGAACCGCTGTCGAGCGCCAGCGCCCTTTCCGCCGCCGCCTGCGCCTTGCGCCACGACTCGGCGGGCGTACCGACGCCTGCGAAGGGAACTACCAGGAGGTCGGCATCCGCCAGCGCGGCCCAGGCGCGGCCAAAGCTCGAATCGCGCGCGACGGCCTGCTCCAGGTAGCGGACCGCGTCGAGCATCGCGGGACCGTTCCGCTGGTTCCAGGCGAAGAGTCCCTTGAGGTAGAGATCGTACGCGACGAGGTCGTGCGTGGGCCGCACGGCGAGCGCGGAATCGCGCGCGGGCGCGAGCTTGAGCCGGAGCGCCGAAACGATCGAGCGCGCCACATCCTCCTGCACCGCAAAGATGTCGGCCAGTTTCCGATCGTATGATTCGGACCAGAGCTGGAACCCATCCTTCACGCTGATGAGCTGCGCGCTCACGCGGACCCGGTCGCCGCTCCGCCGCACGCTCCCTTCCAGCACGGCGCCGACATCCAGCTTGCGCCCGACCTCGTGTACGTCGGGGTTCTGCCCCTTGAACTGAAACGACGACGTGCGGGCGGCGACGCGGAGCCCCGGCACCTGGCTCAACGCCGTGATCAACTCCTCCGTGAGGCCGTCGCTGAAATACTGCTGATCTTTCTCCGAACTCAGGTCCACAAACGGGAGGACCGCGGCGGACGGGGTCGGCGCCGGAGCCGTTCGTCCGAATCGCCGGTACGCGCCGAAGCCGCCGAGTGCCAGCAGGAGCACCAGGATCGCGAGCGCAATCGGCCGCAGGCCTGGCCGGCGGCGGCGCGAAGTGACCAGCGTCTCCGCAGGAGCGGCAACGTCCGGCGCCCGCGTGACACCTGCGGCCCCCTTCAACTCCTCCGGCTGCAACGCCGCGCCGAATGCCTCCGCCGTGGCGAACCGCTCGTCCGGCGACCGGGCGAGCGCCCGGGTTACGGCGCGATCCAGCTCGGGCGGCACGTCCCTGCCGGGGCGCAGCGATGGAATCGGTTCGGTCAGCCGCTTGGCCAGGATCGCCTGCGCGCTCGGCCCCGAATGCGGCGGCTTGCCCGCGAGCATCTCGTAGAGCACGCAGCCGAGTGCGAAGACGTCGCTCCGGCCGTCGACGTCACGGTCGCCCGCCGCCTGCTCGGGGCTCATGTATGCCGGCGTGCCGATCACGAGGCCGGTTTCGGTAAGGCGGTCGCCGGCGGCGGCGTGGATCGCGCGGGCGATGCCGAAGTCGGCCACCACGGCGTGGCCGGACTCGAGCAGTATGTTCTCCGGCTTGATGTCGCGGTGGACCACGCCGCGCCGATGCGCGTAGCTCAGCGCGCCGGCCACCTCCTCGGCGATCCGGCGCGCCTCGCCGATCGGCAGCCGCGATTCACGCCGCAGCCGCTCGCGCAGCGACTCGCCCTCGGCCAGCGGCATGACGTAGAAGAGCGCGCCGCCGGCCTGGCCCGAATCGTAGAGCGGCATGATGTGCGGATGGTGGAGCGCCGCGACGATCGCGATTTCCCGGAGGAAGCGCTCGGCGCCGAGCACGCCCGCGAGATGCGGATGGAGCACCTTGACGGCCACGCGCCGCTGGTGCTTGAGGTCTTCCGCAAGATAGACCGTCGCCATCCCGCCGCGCCCGAGCTCGCGCTCGAGCCGGTAATGCTCGCGGACGGCGGCAACGAAATCGGGCGGCGGGTCGGGCATGCGTGGGAGGCGGACGCGCTACGCCTGGTCGAACGCCCGCCGCAAGCCCGCGATGTCGATGTTCTTCATCTTGAGCATGGCTTCCATGACCCGCTTCGGCCCCTGCTCGCCACCTTCGGAGAGCTTCTCCCAGAAGTCGTCGACTTCCTCCTGCGTCGACATCTTGGCGCATGCCCCCTGAGAGCTAATGGACCGATGCCGCGGGGGCGAAGAAGCTCGCCACGTCGTGGTAGTCGGTGAACCGCTCGATCCGGCCGTGGCGGATGACTGCCACCGAGGCCCCGCGCCCCGAGTCCGGTGCATTCACCAGCGGCCCGTTGGGGCCGGGACCGGTGTAGGTGCCCGCCCACGTCCATTCCGCTGCGACCACCGAGTCGCGCGGATACACCGCCGTGAGATGCCACCGGAAATCGGGTTCCTGCGCAATGATCTGCCGCAGGAATCCGCGCACCTGCGCCGGCCCCTCGCCTCTGAATCCCAGCGCGATATCCTCGTGGACGCCGGCCGGGGCGAGGATCGTGTCGAAGGCGATCGAGTCGTGCGTGTTCCACGCATGGACGTACGCCTCCAGTACCGCCCGCTCCGCCTCACCCGCTGATTCGGGCCCACGCGCCGAGCAGGCGAGCGCGCCGGAAACGATCATACTCGCCGCCAGCCAGGTCGGCCTCAGCATGCGACCCTCCAGGAAGATTGAAATGCG containing:
- a CDS encoding tRNA-binding protein codes for the protein MADQPMPRIPFEHFAAVDMRVGRVVRAEDFPRARKPAYKLWIDFGPLGMRQSSAQLTNRYQRGELEGRLVVAVMNLGPRQVADFRSDVLVLGAMGPGGDVILLEPDREAALGAPIG
- a CDS encoding MBL fold metallo-hydrolase, with product MDRRSFVIAAAASTLLRRIAPRFVRPAPSRTGLILLGTAGGPRPRKQRSAPAQVIVVDGVAYVVDCGNGVARQLVRAGVPLPSIRHVFVTHHHSDHNADYGTLLLLAWSAGLKTRVDTWGPPPLARMTELAFELNAVDIRARTADEGRVPLAPLVHPHELTAAGRVLRDERVTVTAALVDHPPIAPAFAYRFDTADRSIVISGDTRRSDALIELSRGADVLVHEALYPAGIDRLVGAISNASDLKRSIISHHTSIEDVGRVAQAAGVKRLVLSHLVPAEDPAISDEMWIGAARAHYGGPITVGADLMEV
- a CDS encoding isocitrate lyase/phosphoenolpyruvate mutase family protein encodes the protein MTSATDRRAEFRRLHESGCFVIPNPWDLGSARLLAEMGFKALATTSSGFAWSLGRPDNGITLDQALAHLRSMASAVALPLNADFEHGFADTPEQVGANVLRAVETGIAGLSIEDSTGDAAHPLFDFDLAVERIRAARAAIDRSGTGVLLVGRSEGFIVGRPDLAETIRRLTRYAEAGAECLYAPGLRSRADISAVVAAVAPKPVNVLVGSDFTTVAELAALGVRRISVGGALARAAWGGFLEAAREIAERGTFTSLNRAVPFPEIDGSFGR
- a CDS encoding NAD(P)-binding domain-containing protein translates to MKIGIIGAGQIGGTLARRLTALGHDVTIANSRGPETLAPLARETGAKPSTVEQAAHAGDLVIVTIPEKEIPHLPDDLFEGVPDNVVVVDTGNYYPQQRDGRIDAIERGTPESRWVSEQLGRPVVKAFNNIYAKHLLENGKPKGASDRIALPVAGDNQRAKDTVIRLLDELGFDAVDAGTLDESWRQQPGTPVYATDFDAAGVKGALGKASRERPADFRAGNGAQVSAGGR
- a CDS encoding OsmC family protein, producing the protein MNADELRAIQAPLKNQYRTEPDRARITLRASGRLDQTAITCRVETGQALVAAGLHPATGGTGLEACSGDLLLQALVACAGVTLRAVATALAVPLSDGRVSAEGDLDFRGTLGVSKEVAVGFQAIRLRFELDTDATEEQLATLLKLTERYCVVLQTLRVPPAVSVACAARPD
- a CDS encoding protein kinase; this encodes MPDPPPDFVAAVREHYRLERELGRGGMATVYLAEDLKHQRRVAVKVLHPHLAGVLGAERFLREIAIVAALHHPHIMPLYDSGQAGGALFYVMPLAEGESLRERLRRESRLPIGEARRIAEEVAGALSYAHRRGVVHRDIKPENILLESGHAVVADFGIARAIHAAAGDRLTETGLVIGTPAYMSPEQAAGDRDVDGRSDVFALGCVLYEMLAGKPPHSGPSAQAILAKRLTEPIPSLRPGRDVPPELDRAVTRALARSPDERFATAEAFGAALQPEELKGAAGVTRAPDVAAPAETLVTSRRRRPGLRPIALAILVLLLALGGFGAYRRFGRTAPAPTPSAAVLPFVDLSSEKDQQYFSDGLTEELITALSQVPGLRVAARTSSFQFKGQNPDVHEVGRKLDVGAVLEGSVRRSGDRVRVSAQLISVKDGFQLWSESYDRKLADIFAVQEDVARSIVSALRLKLAPARDSALAVRPTHDLVAYDLYLKGLFAWNQRNGPAMLDAVRYLEQAVARDSSFGRAWAALADADLLVVPFAGVGTPAESWRKAQAAAERALALDSGSAEAYTALGYGNFVYAWNWDNAERNFRRAIAADPNYATGHHWYGDFLIGRGRLREALAQMQGAHELDPLSRQVAVEWGWTYYLMHQYEEAAARIRQTLALDPNYAQAHMRLGFVQIAQHRYDDAIGSLKRSIDLGAFYPHAAGALALAYARSGDRAAAARIVDDLKARTDHDYIPPFFIAVAYGALGDTTRGIEWLNRAIDQKDIYVPENFNDPLLDPLRGDPRFAKVLVRMGLAGAAPDSTPSR
- a CDS encoding methyltransferase, which codes for MRLASILGYAAAVLAVLGLWRGHALLAHGWLGLTVQGLAIALMIWARWTFGRRSFYPAADPKAGALVTGGPYRYLRHPIYAAILYFTWAAALSHAGAVTLALALLATLGLGVRIWAEEQLLRARFPEYGAYAAETSRVVPGLV
- a CDS encoding nuclear transport factor 2 family protein; this translates as MLRPTWLAASMIVSGALACSARGPESAGEAERAVLEAYVHAWNTHDSIAFDTILAPAGVHEDIALGFRGEGPAQVRGFLRQIIAQEPDFRWHLTAVYPRDSVVAAEWTWAGTYTGPGPNGPLVNAPDSGRGASVAVIRHGRIERFTDYHDVASFFAPAASVH
- a CDS encoding nuclear transport factor 2 family protein, whose amino-acid sequence is MAAAQQAPDTTRDRAELVALEHTWLHAQDAATLDRILAPDFVHPVASGGFLTKAQHIAWVVGHPRPASTRVGFESLTVRLYGDAAVANGAVMARPVAGRPVRTVFTDVFVRRGGRWQAVNAQENFVGGR